From the genome of Triticum aestivum cultivar Chinese Spring chromosome 1A, IWGSC CS RefSeq v2.1, whole genome shotgun sequence:
GCTGCACCCATGCTGAAACCGCCGATCCCAAGCTTCACTGCATCCACAAATTGCGAACAATCAGTTAGCCATATACTTTCATAGTTCTGACACATGTGTTCAGTTCCAGTCTAACGAACCAACACGACCACAATGCTTTGAGATTCTTGTGTGTGTTCTTAGAGATAGAAAAGGAACACTGGGCCTAGCACTTAAATAACACCTTAGCATATTGTCTTAAAGATGAAGTATTTTGATCCTGAAGTTAGTAGTAACTAGTACCATCAGAAGGCTCGGAGGACAGTAGGTTCGCTATGTGTGCAGCTGAAGCATCCAGCCCCTCGATGTCGTCGCGACCATCGACCGAAGTGTCATCAACGTCAAACCCTGTTTCAGTTCAATAAAAACTGGTGTTAAGTAAGTTTTCAAAATTCACCGCTCTGACAGAATTTCACATGAATTTCATAGAAACATGATTCAGTTCCCATATCATTCATGAAAAGTTCCCGCATACAAAGCAGGGCCTCAAAACCATGCAGCAAAGTTCCAAGCAAGAAGAAACTCACATGCAGTGCAGGGGAAGCCGCCAAAAGCCGCGACGGGCCGGGTCGCTGCGGTGGGGCATATCCACTTGATCTGCATGAGCAAGTGGCCTCAAGGTGAATAAAAAAAATTGGTTGCAACAGGACTAATCTCTGAACACGACAGGTTACATTAGTGCACTTTGTAACCACAGAATATTCTGTTTTAAGTTGGGCAATAAGAGTGCTCCAAGTACAAAACATTGATGCTTACATTGGGCAAGGGAAGAGCATCCAGGAGCTGGGACCAGCTGAAAATGACAGAATGGACAAAAGAAGTTAGCTCTCTGCATCAGGAACAGAATTGCAGCAGAAGATATTCCATTCCAGCTTCCTGCAGCAGATTGTGTGAACCACACAATGCCTAAAATTATGCTCTTACCACCCAGGTTAGTCCTTTTCGGCCAGGGTCTTGTTATTGTCCTACTTGTTAGAAAGACACCTAGATCCTTGTAGGTGTTATTGTCTTTTATTTTAGTGATCTTAACGCTTACTTAGTTAGCAAGCTAATGCTTGCCATTAAGGACTCTAATGCAGTGGTCGACAGGACGAAGATACTCCCATCCACTTCCTTGTGATAAATTATACATGGCATATTTACATGATTTGCCAAGACAGGGGATAGGAGTTAGGTATCTTGCATGAGCTACCTACACTTGTGCAAtatttatatgtcattagcccacATCAAGAAGTATTTGACATTCCTCTTCACTTACTGCATGAAGAAAAGTGAGAGGCATATTGATGTCCTTGAGAAGATCGTTAGGTGtgatgtaggacaaggaaattattTAACTTTGAGTAAAGCAATACTAGGAATATATGCATGCAAAAAGGAGGCCACTTCATCGATCATTTCAGGCTAAAAGGTGCAAGGGAATAAAGCGTTCTGCATCGACACTGCGATCATCTACTCATGTCTTTTCTAGTTGACATGTGTGGTTTCTTGCATCCCTATTACATTCACACAGCATATGGCATGCATGTTGCATGGAGAAAGTGCCATCATTTATTTATCTTTGAAATTTGGCTAGGAAGTTTAGCATTCAGTTAAGACAACTGAAGTGTGTTAGATCCATCCGATGATCAAAACCAGACGCGTGGGATGTTAAGTCCTGGAGGGGCATCACCTGACCAGGCAGAGTTAAAGAAAGAAGTAATACCTTGCACCATTGTCACCTAGGCCATGGAGCCACACAATGGTGGCTAGGTGCCGTCCCTTTGGCCTCACCACATAGCTCCTCCCATACTCGACTCGACGGCCACCCCTGCCACCTGAATGACCATTTGCGACGATCTCAGCATTGATATTTTGGCATCCATGGAGCATTTGAGATTTTGAACATGATCATATCTACGGAGAAGATGAAAATTACCAGAAGAGCTGCTTCCATAATAGCTCATGGCTTCTGTTGTCTCTGCAACAAGAGCACTAGGTGATGCTTTAGTTTGTATGATCTTAGACGTAAGGAAGTGTATGAAGTCCACATCCCCATTTGGCTGTATTTATAGTGGAGGCCTGAAGCACTGAAGAAGGGAATATATGTCGAACAATCCCTGGAATCTGCATTGATCACACGACAGTGCGGTTTTTTCACACCGTGCTCACTGCAGCTGTCATGACAAGAGAATCTGGAACCTGGAAAGCTCTTGGGATTAGAAATTTTTTTTTGAAGGCTATATTGCT
Proteins encoded in this window:
- the LOC123070144 gene encoding acyl-protein thioesterase 1 homolog 1 isoform X2, with translation MSYYGSSSSGGRGGRRVEYGRSYVVRPKGRHLATIVWLHGLGDNGASWSQLLDALPLPNIKWICPTAATRPVAAFGGFPCTAWFDVDDTSVDGRDDIEGLDASAAHIANLLSSEPSDVKLGIGGFSMGAAAALHSAACYAHGKFSSGTPYPITLSAVISLSGWLPCSRTLRGKMEGSHMAARRAASLPILLSHGRADEVVPYRNGERSTEFLRSSGFSYLTFKSYNGLGHYTIPEEMDDVCRWLSSRLSVDRSR